The proteins below come from a single Metarhizium brunneum chromosome 1, complete sequence genomic window:
- the atnC_2 gene encoding MFS efflux pump, with translation MTRLDDGLAPPDIRRSADLTDNEQQPLIKTDSHSNNDDALAQAPHGSKSAFRPSSAVTACFALNILLEVGLYLIAIPMNQVLEGIICHNVSPAAPGASDARCKDTAVQSELSFIRGWQVTFDTIPGLVTAVPYGIMADAYGRELVLGLSVLGGAMAGSFTVLVCSLPSVFSPRLVWLGSAFALVGGGAPVFNAVTFAIVSGVVSERKRSLVFMYIAAAVLGSQLVASPLVYVLINVDTWLPVYCGLGCLWLATAVAFFIPRMMLAKSPVLEHAKTEEAQETAVWFARDNILVVVLLLTFLVTSLGRLAQEIILQYITKRYGWSWSEAGLVLCLHAFFTLTLLTVILPVASQTLARKTTLATQSRTLWLARISVSMSTLGAFTMGLSETVGLMAVGLALFALGNGYPPLLRSLLASIVDKRHVNTMYTIMSVFESMGSIFAGPLLAASFRLGMNMDGVWIGLPFLMTGCLFGSAAVAVVAINVSSVEREASKASEASDGIKVHDCQ, from the exons ATGACACGACTCGACGACGGGCTCGCGCCGCCGGATATCAGGCGCAGCGCCGACTTGACCGACaatgagcagcagcctctAATAAAAACAGACTCCCACAGCAACAATGACGACGCTCTAGCTCAAGCTCCTCACGGCAGCAAGTCTGCGTTTCGCCCCTCGAGCGCCGTCACGGCCTGCTTCGCACTCAACATCCTCCTCGAGGTTGGCCTGtacctcatcgccatcccGATGAACCAGGTCCTCGAGGGCATCATCTGCCACAATGTCTCACCCGCCGCACCGGGGGCCAGTGACGCCCGCTGCAAGGACACGGCGGTCCAGTCGGAGCTGTCCTTTATCCGCGGGTGGCAGGTCACTTTCGACACGATCCCCGGCCTCGTCACCGCCGTGCCGtacggcatcatggcagacGCGTACGGGAGAGAGCTTGTCCTCGGCCTGTCCGTGCTGggcggcgccatggccggcagcTTCACCGTTCTTGTTT GCTCGCTGCCGTCCGTCTTTTCTCcgcgtctggtctggctggGATCTGCGTTTGCCttggttggcggcggcgcgcccGTCTTTAACGCCGTCACCTTTGCGATTGTCAGCGGCGTTGTGAGCGAGAGGAAAAG ATCGCTTGTTTTCATGTACATTGCCGCCGCGGTCCTCGGGAGCCAACTGGTCGCCAGTCCTTTGGTGTATGTCCTCATCAACGTCGATACTTGGCTTCCCGTGTACTGCGGCCTGGGGTGTCTCTGGCTAGCGACTGCCGTGGCCTTTTTCATCCCCCGGATGATGCTTGCTAAGAGTCCGGTTCTAGAGCACGCCAAGACCGAAGAGGCCCAGGAGA CCGCGGTGTGGTTTGCGCGAGATAATATCCTCGTTGTCGTGTTGCTTCTCACCTTTCTCGTCACGAGCCTTGGCCGCCTGGCGCAAGAGATTATTCTTCAGTATATTACGAAACGATACGGGTGGTCGTGGTCCGAG GCTGGCCTCGTGCTCTGTCTCCATGCATTCTTTACTCTCACGCTCCTCACGGTCATTCTCCCCGTGGCTAGCCAAACGCTCGCCCGCAAAACAACACTGGCTACCCAAAGCAGAACCCTTTGGCTGGCACGCATCAGCGTATCCATGTCCACCTTGGGCGCATTCACCATGGGCCTGTCAGAAACAGTCGGCTTGATGGCTGTTGGCCTTGCGCTGTTTGCCTTGGGGAATGGCTACCCCCCTCTTCTCCGGAGCTTACTCGCGTCAATTGTTGACAAGCGTCACGTCAATACCATGTATACTATAATGAGTGTCTTTGAGAGCATGGGGTCGATTTTCGCAGGACCTCTCCTCGCGGCATCGTTTCGACTAGGCATGAACATGGACGGTGTATGGATCGGACTGCCTTTTCTAATGACAGGGTGCTTGTTTGGGTccgctgctgttgctgttgttgctaTCAATGTATCGAGCGTAGAGCGCGAGGCATCTAAAGCGTCTGAAGCGTCGGATGGAATCAAAGTACATGACTGTCAATGA